The following DNA comes from Pseudanabaena yagii GIHE-NHR1.
CAAAAGCTTATTGGCATCGTGATATGTCCGCAATATTTTAAGTTGGTTTTCGCTAAATTGCCATTCCTGTGAACCCTTGCGATGTTGCACTATTAGGCTGCGTAATTTCTTTGACCAATCCAGCCCCTTAGCTTGCCACCATTTAGAAAACTTCTCACGATCTTTATAAGGATCAGGAAATTTCTGACGTAAAAACTGTAGCCCCTTATGAAGATCTGGTTCAAGGATGCAGGCTAAGTCTAAAATGCGATGATTAGCAAAATATAGTGCGAGGTCGAGGTTGAGGGCGAGATTAATCGTGTAATCAATATCCACCTCTGTTTCCATAGTGTTATCAAAGCCTAAAGCTTTGGTTCGTGCGCGCTCTAAAGAACGTGAATGGGCAATATCTAAAGCACGTGCGCGATCAAGCGATCGCGTATTCTCCAAATCAATGTCTAAATACAGCGCCCGAATCGTCACTGCCTTGTAGGGAGTTTTCATCTGAATTGATTGCTGATTTACCCATGACAAAAATGATTGGAGATGCGGATCTTTGATCACAAGCTCATCGATTTTGCGTTTCATCATCTGTAACATATGATCGGCTTGCTGGGAAATGCTCACTGTCATGACGATCACTCCATGCCAACGGTTGAGATACATCCGCTCTAGCAAATATTTTTGAGCCGCCGCAGGATTACTATTGGCAATGCGATAAGCTGCGAGGTAGTCATGTAAGGTCGTATGGCAGAGCCTATGAACACCTTTGGCAGATTCAATTAATAAGCTGTGTCGCCACTTCAGGAGTTGAAAAAATTGATCGCGATCGATCGCTACATTAGCTAAATTCCGACTAGCCCTGATGCAAGCCTGAAAGTCATCCTCTAGTTCATTGTTTTGCCAAACATAACCATGGCGATCGAGCGAAACGATCGCTATATAGGAAAGCAAATCCTGTTTTTGGGCAACTGATAGGGATTGATTTGTGGAACTGGGTAAGCATTTCGTCTGTTCCCATTTGCTTAATAACAAATTGAGAATTTCCTGATAAAAGTTAGGTTTGAGATATTCACAACTGTTGAAAGCTGTACAAATATGTGTCAATAGTAGAGGATTCTTCGCAACTTCAGCTAAGGGTTGATTGGTGTTTAGTAATTGTTGGAATTTATCTAACTTCTTAGGTAATTGAGGACAGGTAGTTTGAACCCATTTACCTGCAAATTCGGCTATTTGTGATTCTTGGAAAGGAGCAACTTCTATAGTTTTAAAAGATTCCAAAATATGGCTATAGACTGGATTGCGGGTAGCCACTACCATTCTATTTTTGGGATAGAGATCACTAAAATTCAGAATTTGATAAGCAATTTCAGTTCGATAATTGTCTGGGATTTCATCCAGTCCATCCCAAAGCAAGAGAAAATTCCCTTCGCTTAATAGCTGCTCTAGTAAATTGTCAATTGATGCTCCATCTAATATTTCATTAGCCAATCCATAGCTAGTAAATTGAGATTTCAGCCATGTAAAGGGATTGCCGAGGGAATTAGTCCCATGAAAGTTACCAGTATCTACTAGCGAGCGCAATGGCAAAAATATTGGCAAATAATCAGACAGGATTTGATCAGTAATACAGGCTAAAGCCCAATATTTGAGTAATGTGGTTTTACCTGCCCCTAAACTGCCAGTTACTAATAGCTTGTTGTATTCTTCTAAGGCTTGATTTGCAGGAATTGAGGACGGATTTAGCTTCGCTAAATAGAAGCGATCATATTGTTCAGGCGGAATATTTTGGAAAGTCTCGTTGAGATCTAGATATTGGCTACTTGGTAAATCTATAAAGACTTCAATATCTGTATATAGATCGTGTAAATACAGGGGAGTATTAATATCAATGACTCTGAGGCGATCGCATTGACGAATTAAGGCGGAAGAAATGTGGCGACGAATTTTCTGGACAAACTGATTAGGTTGGGGGTAATCAATTTCATCATCAATTGGGGCGATATTTTCTGATTTTACGGAAACATCACTGAAGTTAGCGATTACTCGCATCTCCTTGTCATTTATAGCAGCATGACCATTGGTCAATTCGTTCTTAGCAGGCTTAGAATCTGCAATATCTTGACTGCTTAAATTATCTGATTTTTTTGGTGGTTGATCTTCAGAGGAATTGATGGGGATATGCAGCTTGTCACAGACTAGGTTATAGGTATTGCGATCAACAATTTCTCCATTCAGAAAGTTGTCAACTAGTTGCACTGCGATACCAAGCTCACTTGCCAATTGCACGGAAGTATAGCCATTACTTGAGAGTTCTTCCTTAGCTTTTAGAATGGCTTCT
Coding sequences within:
- a CDS encoding NACHT domain-containing protein, with product MVAALMLRAPSEAILKAKEELSSNGYTSVQLASELGIAVQLVDNFLNGEIVDRNTYNLVCDKLHIPINSSEDQPPKKSDNLSSQDIADSKPAKNELTNGHAAINDKEMRVIANFSDVSVKSENIAPIDDEIDYPQPNQFVQKIRRHISSALIRQCDRLRVIDINTPLYLHDLYTDIEVFIDLPSSQYLDLNETFQNIPPEQYDRFYLAKLNPSSIPANQALEEYNKLLVTGSLGAGKTTLLKYWALACITDQILSDYLPIFLPLRSLVDTGNFHGTNSLGNPFTWLKSQFTSYGLANEILDGASIDNLLEQLLSEGNFLLLWDGLDEIPDNYRTEIAYQILNFSDLYPKNRMVVATRNPVYSHILESFKTIEVAPFQESQIAEFAGKWVQTTCPQLPKKLDKFQQLLNTNQPLAEVAKNPLLLTHICTAFNSCEYLKPNFYQEILNLLLSKWEQTKCLPSSTNQSLSVAQKQDLLSYIAIVSLDRHGYVWQNNELEDDFQACIRASRNLANVAIDRDQFFQLLKWRHSLLIESAKGVHRLCHTTLHDYLAAYRIANSNPAAAQKYLLERMYLNRWHGVIVMTVSISQQADHMLQMMKRKIDELVIKDPHLQSFLSWVNQQSIQMKTPYKAVTIRALYLDIDLENTRSLDRARALDIAHSRSLERARTKALGFDNTMETEVDIDYTINLALNLDLALYFANHRILDLACILEPDLHKGLQFLRQKFPDPYKDREKFSKWWQAKGLDWSKKLRSLIVQHRKGSQEWQFSENQLKILRTYHDANKLLVECLNNAEYVSPLVKNQIESTLLSPQGEYTILQY